A stretch of Eleutherodactylus coqui strain aEleCoq1 chromosome 2, aEleCoq1.hap1, whole genome shotgun sequence DNA encodes these proteins:
- the MCEE gene encoding methylmalonyl-CoA epimerase, mitochondrial, giving the protein MAAPMVRVTGLICRFRGAIHTRRNISSSQTLVQKTPSALWNLGRLNHVAIAVPDLEKAKSLYQNVLGAKVSETVPLPDHGVYTIFVELGNTKLELLHPLGKNSPISGFLQKNKAGGMHHICIEVDDIKKAMSDLKQKNIRLLSEEPKTGAHGKPVVFLHPKDCDGVLVELEEA; this is encoded by the exons ATGGCGGCGCCCATGGTCAGGGTGACAG GTCTAATTTGTAGATTCCGTGGGGCCATCCATACAAGGAGGAACATATCCTCTTCACAAACTTTGGTTCAGAAGACTCCAAGTGCCTTATGGAATTTAGGACGCCTAAATCATGTCGCCATTGCTGTACCCGACTTGGAAAAAGCCAAATCCTTATACCAAAATGTTTTGGGAGCAAAAGTGAGTGAGACCGTTCCCCTTCCTGACCATGGAGTGTATACTATTTTTGTGGAACTTGGAAACACAAAGCTGGAACTCCTTCATCCTCTGGGAAAGAACAGCCCCATCTCTGGCTTCCTTCAGAAGAACAAGGCTGGTGGAATGCATCATATTTGCATTGAG GTTGATGACAtcaaaaaagcaatgtcagattTGAAACAGAAAAACATTAGGTTATTAAGTGAAGAACCCAAAACTGGTGCACATGGAAAACCAGTTGTCTTCTTGCACCCAAAAGACTGTGATGGAGTCCTGGTGGAGCTGGAGGAAGCGTAA